In Gemmatimonadaceae bacterium, the following proteins share a genomic window:
- a CDS encoding LysR substrate-binding domain-containing protein: MALNLHHLRLFAAVVDHGGFTRAAEALNLSQPAISKSLKELEAGLGLSLIDREGRSLRLTDAGRALHSRARELFGVERVAERELRELRGLKRGALRIAASTTIATYLLPPVLGRFHLRHPRVRIQTSSANTRAVLRLLLEARVDLALVEGPVSDAGVIAHPWRDDELVVIAPRDHRLLSERRVTVEDVAAERMLVREPGSGTREVSESALARHGIRLTRTMRVGGTEAIKQAVAAGLGLAIVSRAAAADQLALGRIAVLHVEGLTIKRTLTRLELRDRTATVAAREMVELLYEDNGNADASGVG; encoded by the coding sequence ATGGCACTCAACCTCCACCACCTCCGGCTCTTCGCGGCCGTCGTCGACCATGGCGGATTCACCCGCGCTGCCGAGGCGCTCAATCTCAGCCAACCGGCGATCTCCAAGTCGCTCAAGGAGTTAGAGGCGGGATTGGGCCTGTCCCTCATCGACCGGGAGGGACGCTCTCTTCGGCTGACCGACGCCGGCCGCGCGCTCCATAGCAGGGCGCGCGAGCTCTTCGGTGTCGAACGAGTGGCCGAGCGGGAATTGCGGGAGCTTCGCGGGCTCAAGCGGGGCGCGCTTCGCATCGCCGCCAGCACGACGATTGCCACCTACCTCCTTCCGCCCGTGCTCGGGCGGTTCCACCTTCGTCACCCGCGCGTCCGCATTCAGACGTCGAGCGCGAACACGCGTGCGGTGCTCCGGCTGTTGCTCGAGGCGCGGGTCGATCTGGCGCTCGTCGAAGGGCCGGTGTCGGACGCGGGGGTCATCGCGCATCCGTGGCGTGACGACGAGCTGGTCGTGATCGCGCCGCGCGACCACCGCTTGTTGTCGGAACGGCGCGTGACGGTCGAGGATGTCGCGGCGGAGCGGATGTTGGTCCGTGAGCCGGGCTCGGGCACGCGAGAAGTCAGTGAAAGCGCGCTCGCGCGACACGGCATCCGCCTCACGCGCACGATGCGCGTGGGCGGCACGGAAGCCATCAAGCAGGCGGTGGCGGCGGGACTCGGACTTGCGATTGTCTCGCGCGCGGCGGCGGCGGATCAGCTCGCGCTTGGACGCATTGCGGTGTTGCACGTCGAGGGGCTGACGATCAAGCGAACGTTGACCCGGCTCGAGCTGCGCGATCGGACCGCTACGGTCGCCGCCCGAGAGATGGTAGAGTTGTTGTACGAGGACAACGGCAATGCCGATGCGTCCGGCGTCGGCTGA
- a CDS encoding erythromycin esterase family protein has protein sequence MRTNPHMHYGHCRHYMSSSARRFALTVVSSFIVGIAACHSAPPPPPPPPVPLSDSATAALRWVESHASAFGADDSVATPAERAEIFALTTGARIIGFSELNEGTHEFPYVVRRAVLALADSGVRGIAIQASMADAMEIDRYVRGGNGDARRLLRTLDNWRWETREMVALVESIRAWNMAHRDREIGFYGFEIPTAAHAVRVITTLPDSLTGPALKSWLVQHYACVAMNEGAHWGLEGRAADSTFWASCGPATTQGLDSIVALRRRLGSRGASDLAFAEEMARLVAHHVSVGLRRMKREDANAEHVMFLANIAGENARLVLWGGDVEMGRLTLDKTTVQTGVPLGQRLGARYRAIAFTYGDGVIRTHVPNPNARIGDEPGLSTITVTPPQPNTYEDVFRRAPESAYWLDMRALPSDLAGAWLKGPRPMRFITDAYSPLASPTAFQTPIEFPANYDAVVFVKKVSAAK, from the coding sequence ATGCGAACGAATCCGCACATGCACTACGGACACTGCAGGCACTACATGTCGAGCTCCGCGCGAAGGTTCGCGCTGACTGTCGTCTCTTCGTTCATCGTTGGAATCGCGGCCTGTCATTCGGCGCCGCCACCACCGCCGCCACCGCCGGTACCCTTGAGCGACTCGGCGACGGCCGCGCTGCGGTGGGTCGAGTCGCACGCGTCGGCGTTCGGCGCTGACGATTCCGTCGCGACGCCGGCGGAGCGCGCGGAGATCTTCGCGCTCACGACTGGCGCGCGCATCATCGGCTTCAGCGAATTGAATGAAGGCACGCACGAGTTTCCGTACGTCGTGCGGCGCGCGGTACTGGCGCTCGCCGACTCGGGCGTGCGCGGCATCGCCATTCAGGCGTCGATGGCGGACGCGATGGAGATCGATCGCTACGTCCGCGGCGGCAACGGCGATGCGCGGCGTTTGCTGCGCACACTCGACAACTGGCGCTGGGAAACGCGCGAGATGGTGGCCCTGGTCGAATCGATTCGCGCGTGGAACATGGCGCATCGCGACCGCGAGATCGGATTCTACGGGTTCGAGATTCCAACCGCCGCGCACGCGGTGCGCGTGATCACGACGCTACCCGATTCACTCACCGGGCCGGCGCTCAAGTCGTGGCTCGTGCAGCACTATGCCTGCGTCGCGATGAACGAAGGCGCGCACTGGGGACTCGAGGGTCGCGCGGCCGACAGCACGTTCTGGGCGTCGTGTGGTCCGGCCACGACGCAAGGGTTGGACAGCATCGTCGCACTGCGGCGCCGGCTGGGCTCGCGCGGCGCGTCGGATTTAGCATTTGCTGAAGAGATGGCGCGGCTCGTCGCGCATCACGTGAGCGTTGGGTTGCGCCGCATGAAGCGCGAGGACGCGAACGCCGAGCACGTGATGTTCCTCGCGAACATCGCCGGCGAGAATGCGCGGCTGGTGTTGTGGGGCGGCGACGTCGAGATGGGACGTCTGACGCTCGACAAGACGACGGTGCAAACCGGCGTACCGCTTGGCCAGCGGCTTGGCGCGCGCTATCGCGCGATTGCGTTCACATATGGCGACGGCGTGATTCGCACGCACGTGCCGAATCCGAATGCGCGCATCGGCGACGAGCCGGGTCTGTCGACGATCACGGTGACGCCGCCGCAGCCGAACACGTACGAAGACGTGTTTCGCCGCGCGCCTGAGAGCGCCTATTGGCTCGACATGCGCGCGCTGCCGAGTGATCTCGCGGGGGCGTGGCTCAAGGGTCCGCGTCCGATGCGGTTTATCACGGACGCCTATTCGCCGCTCGCATCGCCGACGGCGTTCCAGACGCCAATCGAGTTTCCCGCGAACTACGACGCGGTGGTGTTCGTGAAGAAGGTGTCGGCGGCGAAATAG
- a CDS encoding glycoside hydrolase domain-containing protein: MKKQTLRNALLVATAAVSAWLESPKLVHEPLPAAAAELAAAPATIDSAVVQLVSTATRSHLGFDTNVYPGDKAMDAWKRAGQYEWVGYYLSAPCHSDDTWSGKRAQLVRNGWGLAVIYVGQQTWGKSFAPTTRTVTVHRKATKGHRAKTYKMTRTSTIPVATSRDGKCAASYVNAAQGAIDARGAIGTAQGEGFPNGTVIFLDVEYMTSVPQRMRDYYRAWTHAVLADGRYKPGIYAHTRNASTIYDDVSDEYTRAGVSGDPAFWIAGTGGFDVDRAPTDVGHKFATAWQGLLDVVREHNGVRLPVDISVASVASPSTE; encoded by the coding sequence ATGAAGAAGCAGACTCTGCGCAACGCCTTGCTCGTGGCGACCGCGGCCGTATCGGCATGGCTCGAATCGCCGAAGCTGGTGCATGAGCCGCTGCCGGCCGCAGCGGCCGAGCTCGCTGCTGCGCCCGCGACGATCGACAGCGCAGTGGTTCAGCTCGTTTCGACGGCGACGCGCAGCCATCTTGGGTTCGACACCAACGTATATCCCGGCGACAAGGCGATGGACGCCTGGAAGCGTGCCGGCCAATACGAATGGGTCGGCTACTATCTGTCGGCTCCCTGCCACTCCGACGACACGTGGTCGGGCAAGCGCGCGCAACTCGTGCGCAACGGATGGGGCTTGGCGGTCATCTACGTCGGTCAGCAGACGTGGGGCAAGAGCTTCGCGCCGACGACGCGCACCGTCACGGTCCACAGGAAGGCGACGAAAGGCCATCGCGCGAAGACCTACAAGATGACGCGCACGTCGACCATTCCCGTCGCGACGAGCCGGGACGGCAAGTGCGCGGCGTCGTACGTCAACGCGGCGCAAGGTGCGATCGATGCACGCGGCGCCATCGGGACCGCGCAGGGCGAAGGCTTTCCGAACGGGACCGTGATCTTTCTCGACGTCGAGTACATGACGTCGGTGCCGCAACGCATGCGCGACTACTACCGCGCGTGGACGCATGCCGTGCTCGCCGACGGTCGCTATAAGCCCGGCATCTATGCCCACACGCGCAACGCGAGCACGATCTACGACGACGTGAGCGACGAGTACACGCGCGCCGGTGTCTCGGGTGATCCGGCGTTCTGGATCGCCGGCACCGGCGGCTTCGACGTCGACCGCGCGCCGACGGACGTGGGCCACAAGTTCGCGACGGCGTGGCAGGGGTTGCTCGACGTGGTGCGCGAGCACAACGGCGTGCGCCTGCCGGTCGATATCAGTGTGGCGAGTGTGGCGTCGCCTAGCACGGAATAG
- a CDS encoding DUF4142 domain-containing protein, with the protein MSMRLARSIAVIGTCALWAACAKGENKSDSAAAADSAAKAAAAAPTTTAAPAPAQLTDANIAALLDEANMADSAWGNIATKKGTAASVKEFGKMMERDHHALRKAGQDLAKKLNLTPQAPANDTLPATLQKMSDSLNAQAKGAAWDKAYIDHEVAVHQSVLSLLQAAQGAAQDTSLKALITKAIPNIQAHLTKAQDDQNKLGNAAAAPAAAPADSTKKGGKKKG; encoded by the coding sequence ATGTCGATGCGTCTTGCGCGTAGCATTGCAGTGATCGGCACCTGCGCACTGTGGGCCGCGTGCGCCAAGGGTGAGAACAAGTCGGACTCGGCCGCGGCGGCTGATTCGGCCGCGAAGGCGGCAGCAGCGGCGCCGACGACCACCGCCGCCCCGGCACCGGCGCAGCTGACGGACGCCAACATCGCGGCGCTGCTCGATGAAGCGAACATGGCCGACAGCGCCTGGGGCAACATCGCCACGAAGAAGGGAACGGCCGCGTCGGTGAAGGAGTTCGGCAAAATGATGGAGCGCGATCACCACGCGTTGCGGAAAGCCGGGCAGGATCTCGCAAAGAAGCTGAACCTTACGCCGCAAGCGCCGGCGAACGATACGCTGCCGGCGACGCTCCAGAAGATGTCCGACAGCCTCAACGCGCAAGCGAAGGGCGCGGCGTGGGATAAGGCCTACATCGATCACGAAGTCGCCGTTCACCAGTCGGTACTGTCGCTGCTGCAAGCGGCACAGGGCGCGGCGCAGGACACCTCGCTCAAGGCGCTGATCACGAAGGCAATCCCGAACATCCAGGCGCATCTCACCAAGGCGCAGGACGATCAGAACAAGCTCGGCAACGCGGCAGCGGCGCCTGCGGCGGCTCCAGCCGACAGCACGAAGAAGGGCGGCAAGAAGAAAGGCTGA
- a CDS encoding DUF4142 domain-containing protein — protein sequence MDSGLTKTIGLGIVTAVLATFVALADSGANEAAGTVAVADTTHHDSAVTVHWMTDGNVTSLLTAIDSRQSALANAELQAWHSDTVRAFAADMVRGTAELQHTTDSLAAKLRLSPAAPAMQDSLVAALQARIDTVSMNHGPQMDRVFVKQSIAANQLAADYMSQLSAVAQAPELQAVLETAQGRASAQVARAQQLQSMFAVADSVVADSLARRAAAHRNRQRTNR from the coding sequence ATGGACAGCGGACTCACCAAAACGATCGGATTGGGAATCGTCACGGCGGTGCTGGCGACGTTTGTGGCGCTGGCGGACAGCGGCGCGAACGAAGCCGCGGGAACCGTCGCGGTCGCGGACACCACACATCACGACTCAGCCGTGACGGTGCACTGGATGACCGACGGCAACGTCACGTCGCTGCTCACGGCGATCGACTCGCGGCAGAGTGCGCTCGCGAACGCCGAGCTGCAGGCGTGGCATTCGGACACCGTGCGGGCGTTCGCGGCTGACATGGTTCGCGGAACGGCAGAGCTGCAACACACCACGGATTCGCTTGCCGCGAAATTGCGGCTCTCGCCCGCGGCGCCGGCAATGCAGGACTCGCTCGTCGCGGCGCTGCAGGCGCGCATCGATACCGTGAGCATGAACCACGGTCCGCAGATGGATCGCGTGTTCGTGAAGCAGTCGATCGCGGCGAACCAGCTCGCCGCCGACTACATGTCGCAGCTGTCGGCCGTCGCGCAGGCGCCTGAGCTGCAGGCGGTGCTCGAGACAGCGCAGGGACGCGCCTCGGCGCAGGTCGCGCGCGCGCAGCAGCTGCAGTCGATGTTCGCGGTGGCCGACTCCGTCGTCGCCGATTCACTCGCGCGGCGCGCCGCGGCGCACCGCAACCGTCAACGCACCAATCGATGA
- a CDS encoding HAD family hydrolase translates to MSDAPEGVDAGATLRGILLDVDGTLIDSNDAHASAWADTFREFGLDIAFDRVRPLIGMGGDKLLPKLTGLDHESVEAKRMTARRKEIFNTTYLPTLRAFPCAHELLARFKADDLRLVIATSAEREELNKLLDQAGLEELVDRKTSSSDADRSKPDPDIIQAALDRGSFAAGEVLMLGDTPYDVEAARRANIPTVALRCGGWDDRALGGALAIYDDARDLLARYEASPFGISAARR, encoded by the coding sequence GTGAGTGATGCGCCGGAGGGCGTCGATGCCGGCGCGACGCTGCGTGGCATTCTCCTCGACGTCGACGGAACACTGATCGACAGCAACGACGCCCACGCCAGTGCATGGGCAGACACGTTTCGCGAATTCGGGCTCGACATCGCGTTCGATCGCGTGCGGCCCTTGATCGGCATGGGGGGCGACAAGCTCTTGCCCAAGCTCACCGGCCTCGATCACGAGAGCGTCGAGGCGAAGCGCATGACGGCGCGACGGAAGGAAATATTCAACACCACGTACCTGCCGACCTTGCGCGCGTTTCCGTGCGCGCACGAGCTGCTCGCGCGCTTCAAGGCCGACGACCTGCGGCTCGTCATCGCGACCTCGGCCGAGCGCGAGGAGTTGAACAAGCTGCTCGATCAGGCGGGGCTCGAGGAGTTGGTCGACCGGAAGACGTCGTCGTCGGATGCCGATCGCTCGAAGCCGGATCCGGACATCATTCAGGCCGCGCTCGACCGCGGATCGTTCGCCGCCGGCGAAGTCCTCATGCTGGGCGACACCCCGTACGACGTCGAAGCAGCACGACGCGCGAACATCCCAACCGTCGCGTTGCGATGCGGCGGTTGGGACGATCGTGCGCTTGGCGGAGCATTAGCGATCTATGATGACGCGCGCGATCTGCTCGCGCGGTATGAGGCGTCGCCGTTCGGAATCAGCGCCGCACGACGTTGA
- a CDS encoding BTAD domain-containing putative transcriptional regulator → MRLLGGVELARVDGRNDAEAESLLRGLARQPKRLALLSYLALAPEGMPRRRDTLLALFWPELDDARARAALRQLIHHLRRALGTNSVVSFGDDELALADDVWCDVRAFQEHARAGRAAEALELYRGELLQGFFASGVAAEFEQWLDEERARLRTLAADAAWNVAESRRIAHDATGALHWGRRALTVSPDDETAVRRFIVLCDRVGDRAAALRAYDEFTARLARDFEVAPSAETQALMSTVRERNAVYPSGEWLAEVRPSRDTSAAPPSPQPEIVENDRVRPLSRARLALPAAAVLLLAGAAWGSWRLRAHDDGPVVVVGAVTDYDGDSASIVRPLRDMLATNLARVPGLHVVSSARVYELAAGLRHDDGVGRPAAEPERMVLTRAARAARADEAIDGSLYRRSDGTLRLDLRRIDLATGALRGAYEVSGVDVFALVDRATAELASGLARAAPESLHVADASTRSLVAYRFYQEGLRAYYQNDLVSSLRLFSGAVDEDSSFAMAEYYLAQTQHSLGLPMLRTLTRALHAAEPLPDRDRLLVKGLWAAETNDPTLLPVAETLAVRYPSEPDAMYLHGLALAAAGDFNGSARAMLRVVSLDSGMTSVSDERAVPRGDPARCRSCEALQTAVFEYIQADSIPAAARLARQWLRWQPRSASAWLTFGMMAGLQAKTDSALAAYRQSASLSHTRDVQLGFLVTAYLQAARFAECDSLLAEATHVSDPRTRAEALWYLAIDYRTQGRLKEAWSVGRELQSLADAGKDSVVDGAAYTARITRAQLLLERGLPRASAVLFDSLVPPWRPGADSAPGRTARARAWQLAHAISAYAAAHDTSAIVRRLPLVDEAGRASSYGRDDLLIHYARGLLFTARGQLDSSASELRRALYSPTNGYTRAHYELGRILLALHRPREAATVLAPALRGAVEASAYYLSITELHDLLARAYEEGGQRDSAAAHYRWVARAWSRGDVPFRVRAEAAGRRARELVAGASGF, encoded by the coding sequence ATGCGGTTGCTGGGCGGCGTCGAGCTGGCCCGAGTCGACGGACGGAACGACGCCGAAGCCGAGTCTCTGCTGCGCGGTCTCGCGCGGCAACCCAAGCGGCTGGCCCTGTTGTCGTATCTCGCGCTGGCGCCGGAAGGCATGCCTCGCCGCCGCGATACACTGCTCGCGCTCTTCTGGCCGGAGCTGGACGATGCACGCGCCCGAGCCGCGCTTCGCCAACTAATCCATCACTTGCGCCGCGCCCTCGGCACCAATTCAGTCGTGAGCTTTGGCGACGATGAGCTGGCACTCGCCGACGATGTCTGGTGCGACGTGCGTGCGTTTCAAGAGCACGCGCGCGCCGGGCGCGCCGCGGAGGCTCTAGAGTTGTACAGAGGCGAGTTGCTCCAGGGGTTTTTCGCCTCAGGCGTTGCCGCCGAGTTCGAACAATGGCTCGATGAGGAACGCGCGCGGCTGCGCACGCTCGCGGCAGACGCGGCGTGGAACGTCGCCGAGAGCCGGCGCATCGCGCACGATGCGACGGGCGCGCTGCACTGGGGACGCCGTGCGTTGACGGTTTCTCCCGACGATGAGACGGCCGTTCGACGTTTCATCGTGCTGTGCGATCGCGTGGGAGACCGCGCCGCGGCCCTTCGCGCGTACGATGAGTTCACCGCTCGACTCGCGCGGGACTTCGAGGTCGCGCCGTCGGCCGAAACGCAAGCGCTAATGAGCACGGTGCGCGAGCGCAACGCGGTGTATCCATCCGGTGAATGGTTGGCCGAGGTACGTCCGTCGCGCGATACCTCGGCGGCGCCACCCTCGCCGCAGCCGGAAATCGTGGAGAACGACCGTGTGAGGCCGCTGTCGCGTGCGCGCCTCGCACTGCCGGCAGCCGCCGTGCTGCTTCTTGCCGGAGCGGCGTGGGGCAGCTGGCGTTTGCGTGCACACGACGACGGTCCGGTCGTTGTTGTCGGCGCCGTGACGGACTATGACGGAGATTCGGCCAGCATCGTTCGGCCGCTGCGCGACATGCTCGCGACGAATCTTGCGCGCGTGCCGGGACTGCACGTCGTCAGCAGCGCCCGTGTCTACGAGCTTGCCGCTGGGTTGCGTCATGATGACGGCGTCGGTCGGCCGGCGGCGGAGCCAGAGCGCATGGTTCTGACGCGAGCGGCGCGAGCCGCCCGCGCGGACGAAGCGATCGACGGCTCGCTATATCGCCGAAGCGACGGAACCTTGCGGCTCGACCTGAGACGCATCGACCTCGCGACGGGTGCGCTGCGCGGAGCGTACGAGGTCAGCGGCGTCGATGTTTTCGCGCTCGTCGATCGCGCCACGGCGGAGCTCGCGAGCGGGTTGGCGCGCGCCGCACCCGAATCGCTGCACGTTGCGGACGCCAGCACGCGGTCGCTCGTCGCATACCGATTCTATCAAGAGGGGTTGCGCGCGTATTACCAGAACGATCTCGTCTCGTCGCTCCGTCTGTTCAGTGGCGCGGTCGACGAGGACTCGAGCTTCGCGATGGCGGAATACTACCTCGCGCAGACGCAGCACTCGCTCGGCTTACCGATGCTGCGCACTCTCACGCGTGCGTTACATGCCGCCGAGCCGCTCCCCGATCGCGACCGCTTGCTGGTGAAGGGTCTGTGGGCCGCCGAAACGAACGATCCAACGCTGCTGCCGGTCGCGGAGACGCTCGCGGTGCGCTATCCATCGGAACCGGACGCGATGTATCTGCACGGCTTGGCGCTCGCGGCGGCGGGCGACTTCAATGGCTCGGCGCGGGCCATGCTGCGCGTCGTGTCGCTCGATTCGGGCATGACGTCGGTGTCCGACGAGCGGGCTGTGCCGCGAGGAGATCCGGCGCGTTGCCGCTCGTGTGAGGCGCTCCAAACGGCGGTCTTCGAGTACATCCAGGCCGACTCGATCCCCGCCGCCGCGCGACTGGCTCGGCAATGGCTGCGCTGGCAACCGCGCTCAGCGTCCGCGTGGCTGACGTTCGGGATGATGGCCGGTCTCCAGGCAAAGACGGACTCGGCACTGGCGGCATATCGCCAATCCGCGTCGCTCTCGCACACTCGCGATGTGCAGCTCGGCTTTCTCGTGACGGCGTACTTGCAGGCGGCTCGTTTTGCGGAGTGTGATTCACTGCTTGCCGAAGCAACGCATGTCTCGGATCCTCGGACACGCGCGGAAGCGCTGTGGTATCTCGCGATCGATTATCGCACGCAAGGCCGACTGAAGGAGGCGTGGTCGGTCGGACGCGAGTTGCAGTCGCTGGCCGACGCCGGCAAGGATTCGGTCGTTGACGGAGCCGCATATACGGCCCGAATCACACGGGCGCAGCTGCTGCTCGAGCGTGGGTTGCCCCGTGCGAGCGCGGTCCTGTTCGACTCGCTCGTTCCGCCATGGCGTCCGGGGGCGGACAGCGCGCCGGGTCGGACGGCGCGGGCGCGCGCGTGGCAGCTGGCGCACGCGATTTCGGCGTACGCGGCCGCGCACGACACGTCGGCGATCGTGCGACGCCTGCCGTTGGTCGATGAAGCAGGGCGCGCGAGCTCATACGGGCGAGACGACCTGCTGATCCACTATGCTCGCGGCCTGCTCTTCACGGCGCGAGGTCAGCTGGATTCGTCGGCGAGCGAGCTTCGGCGGGCGCTTTATTCGCCGACGAACGGCTACACGCGCGCTCACTACGAGCTGGGCCGCATCTTGTTGGCGTTGCACCGGCCGCGCGAGGCGGCGACCGTGCTGGCGCCGGCGCTTCGCGGTGCTGTCGAGGCGAGCGCGTACTATTTGTCGATCACCGAGTTGCACGACCTGCTGGCGCGTGCGTATGAGGAGGGCGGTCAGCGGGACAGCGCGGCGGCGCACTATCGGTGGGTCGCGCGTGCGTGGTCGCGGGGGGACGTGCCGTTTCGTGTGCGGGCGGAGGCTGCGGGGCGGCGGGCGCGCGAGTTGGTGGCGGGGGCGTCGGGGTTCTGA
- a CDS encoding helix-turn-helix domain-containing protein, with translation MDIRDRILDAAKRVYAQHGFRGATTRLIAIEAGVNEVTLFRTFGSKAALFEALMQDHVAQSPIPELPDNPNDPQREMTEWVAAVLGHMRDNRALIRTSFGEIEERPEAAVCMCEGPNCAGMILTDYVLRLQSMGIAAADGDIPTAVTMLMSSMFGDAISRDVMPGAFPQPADSAPAKYVEIFMRALGVHAASPARNRTIDVSVVRTAAGD, from the coding sequence ATGGACATCCGCGACCGCATTCTCGACGCCGCGAAGCGCGTCTACGCCCAACACGGCTTCCGTGGCGCCACCACCCGGCTCATTGCCATCGAAGCCGGCGTCAACGAAGTCACCCTCTTCCGCACCTTCGGCTCCAAGGCGGCGCTGTTCGAAGCGCTCATGCAGGATCACGTCGCCCAATCCCCAATCCCCGAGCTCCCCGACAACCCCAACGACCCACAGCGCGAGATGACCGAGTGGGTCGCCGCCGTGCTCGGACACATGCGCGACAACCGCGCGCTCATTCGCACCTCGTTCGGCGAGATCGAAGAGCGACCGGAAGCCGCCGTGTGCATGTGCGAAGGTCCGAACTGCGCCGGCATGATCCTCACCGACTACGTGCTGCGCTTGCAGTCGATGGGCATCGCCGCCGCCGACGGCGACATCCCGACCGCGGTGACCATGCTCATGAGCAGCATGTTCGGCGATGCCATCTCCCGCGACGTGATGCCCGGCGCGTTTCCGCAGCCCGCCGACAGCGCGCCCGCCAAGTACGTCGAGATCTTCATGCGCGCGCTCGGTGTCCACGCCGCGTCGCCCGCCCGCAACCGCACCATCGACGTTTCCGTAGTGCGCACCGCCGCCGGCGACTGA
- a CDS encoding TolC family protein has translation MLSRRPHIRIVSLSLALVATSAELARAQGPASQSPQTISLSLDDALRLAQGASQTVDIARAGVTRASGGKYQAHSQYLPQLNATGSYNRTLKSQFSGLSSSSSSNSNTTTPGTTDTTKKAAAGGFDLSKTSFAAANLWTFGLSFSQNVFTGGRITAQNAAADAQLRSAQIELTAQQAQVSLDVTSAYYDAVLADQLVSIADSSLAETNAIFAQTQVAKNVGNVSEYDLLRAQVTRDNQIPVTIQARANRQVAYLHLKQLLNMPLDDNVHLTTGIDGATGPSLPAMAQATSASTDTSAAMRAPVRELDEAVRGAEAQVKIARSERIPSFALVSQYQRLYFPAGALPSLGQGVNNWTVGVSTNFPILDGGRIKGDQLIAQAALQQARAQRDQTKQFAGLDSRVALNSLADAQATWNASRGTAEQAQRAYAIDQVRFREGISTQTDLSQSRLLLEQALANRAQAARNLAVARVRLALIRDLPLQSGASNQAPTQSAAGAVQQQQQQQQLQGQATQTRLQTTNPPGSGQP, from the coding sequence ATGCTTTCCCGCCGCCCTCACATCCGGATCGTGTCGCTGTCGCTCGCGCTCGTGGCTACCTCGGCCGAGCTCGCGCGCGCGCAGGGGCCAGCCTCACAAAGCCCGCAAACCATTTCCCTCTCGCTCGACGACGCGCTCCGCCTCGCACAGGGCGCCAGTCAGACCGTCGACATCGCTCGCGCCGGCGTCACGCGCGCCAGCGGCGGCAAGTATCAGGCGCACAGCCAGTACCTGCCGCAGCTCAACGCCACCGGCAGCTATAACAGAACGCTCAAGTCGCAGTTCTCGGGGCTGAGCTCGAGCAGCTCGAGCAACTCGAACACGACGACGCCCGGCACGACCGATACCACCAAGAAGGCGGCGGCGGGCGGATTCGATCTCAGCAAGACGAGCTTTGCGGCGGCGAATCTCTGGACGTTTGGCTTGAGCTTCTCGCAGAACGTCTTCACCGGCGGCCGCATCACCGCGCAGAACGCCGCGGCCGACGCGCAGCTTCGCTCGGCGCAGATCGAGCTCACGGCGCAGCAGGCGCAAGTGTCGCTCGACGTGACGTCGGCGTACTACGACGCGGTGCTCGCCGACCAACTCGTGTCGATTGCCGACTCGTCGTTGGCGGAGACGAACGCGATCTTCGCGCAGACGCAGGTGGCGAAGAACGTCGGTAACGTTTCGGAGTACGACCTGCTCCGCGCGCAGGTCACGCGCGACAACCAGATTCCGGTCACGATTCAGGCGCGCGCCAATCGACAGGTCGCTTACCTGCACCTGAAGCAGCTGCTCAACATGCCGCTCGACGACAACGTGCATCTCACGACGGGCATCGACGGCGCGACCGGTCCCTCGCTGCCGGCGATGGCGCAAGCCACGAGCGCCAGCACCGACACGTCGGCGGCGATGCGCGCGCCCGTGCGCGAGCTCGACGAAGCGGTGCGCGGTGCCGAAGCGCAGGTCAAGATCGCGCGGAGCGAGCGGATTCCGTCGTTCGCGCTCGTGTCGCAGTATCAGCGTCTGTATTTCCCGGCTGGTGCGCTGCCGTCGCTCGGCCAGGGTGTCAACAACTGGACCGTCGGCGTCTCGACCAACTTTCCGATTCTCGACGGCGGCCGGATCAAGGGCGATCAGCTCATCGCTCAGGCCGCGCTACAGCAGGCGCGCGCGCAGCGCGATCAGACGAAGCAGTTCGCGGGACTCGATTCACGTGTCGCCCTCAACTCGCTCGCCGACGCACAAGCGACGTGGAACGCCAGCCGCGGCACTGCCGAGCAGGCGCAGCGTGCGTACGCGATCGATCAGGTGCGGTTTCGCGAAGGCATCTCGACGCAGACGGATCTCTCGCAGTCGCGATTGTTGTTGGAGCAGGCGCTCGCCAATCGCGCCCAGGCGGCGCGGAATCTCGCCGTCGCCCGCGTGCGGCTCGCGTTGATCCGCGACCTTCCGCTGCAGTCGGGCGCAAGCAACCAGGCGCCGACACAGAGCGCGGCGGGCGCCGTGCAGCAGCAACAGCAGCAGCAGCAACTACAAGGACAAGCGACGCAAACGCGTTTACAGACTACTAATCCACCGGGGAGCGGCCAGCCATGA